In Massilia antarctica, the following are encoded in one genomic region:
- a CDS encoding DUF6139 family protein has protein sequence MRLDIYRRAEHDGKYSYLAVPQDRNIPNEATNTDWEVEARAFEIADEADGLPGYAIERLNEQIAEKGYAVTALH, from the coding sequence ATGCGCTTGGACATTTACCGCAGGGCCGAACACGACGGCAAGTACTCCTACCTGGCAGTTCCGCAAGATCGCAATATTCCCAATGAAGCCACGAATACGGACTGGGAAGTCGAGGCCAGGGCCTTCGAGATCGCGGACGAGGCCGACGGTCTTCCCGGCTATGCGATCGAACGCCTCAACGAGCAGATCGCCGAAAAAGGCTATGCGGTCACTGCGCTGCATTAA
- a CDS encoding methyl-accepting chemotaxis protein, with protein MSAQSILGRLKVWHTYLILSVIGVVVASIPTYLYMKEASKALSAYSSEQEGMPGVANVLRVVQFTQQHRGLSALVLGGTSEAAAKRDAKQREADAAYTAVDALIGKLNDTTISQLWAVPKRDWETLRAGVSGKTITVPQSFAAHTALLAKLLKINELIGDYYGLSLDPDKDSYQLIQAMYYQLPYLTEELGQLRAKGAGLLGKKEASQEERQIISSMIGRINDRVLQTTNAFGKAAAYNTEIGKSLSTLMNEAVSMSAAITELATAQILKPETLSYSASEYVAAATRAIDAQFTLNSAAKADLDAMFIAKIGDFYTERWTMLVAMLGLLAVSGYFTVLVTHAVTVPLNNAVAVAQSVASGNLVNEFDVGADNEVGKMLRALKEMNDSLRGIVGDVRVSIDNISAATRDIASGNNDVSARLESQASNLEETASSMEELTSTVKQNADNAHQANELVLGASQAATKGASVVSQVVHTMGEINDGSRKIVDIISVIDGIAFQTNILALNAAVEAARAGEQGRGFAVVASEVRNLAQRSASAAKEIKVLISHSVDRVEAGNLLANEAGTAMGEILSSVTRITSIMAEIAVASAEQGAGIEQINDAVTQMDDMTQQNAALVEQTAAASSSLQEQAATLVQAMSIFTLGNEAVQAEGRQAAPARPPASAASRRAAGAKPRALKHA; from the coding sequence ATGTCCGCGCAATCGATACTCGGCAGGCTCAAAGTGTGGCACACCTATCTGATCCTGAGCGTGATTGGGGTTGTCGTGGCCAGCATCCCGACCTATTTGTACATGAAGGAAGCCAGCAAGGCCCTGTCGGCCTACTCCTCCGAGCAGGAAGGCATGCCGGGCGTGGCGAACGTGCTGCGCGTGGTCCAGTTTACCCAGCAACACCGCGGCTTGTCGGCGCTGGTGCTGGGCGGCACCAGCGAGGCCGCCGCCAAGCGCGACGCCAAACAGCGCGAGGCGGATGCCGCCTACACGGCGGTCGATGCCCTCATCGGCAAGCTCAACGATACGACCATTTCGCAGCTGTGGGCGGTGCCCAAGCGCGATTGGGAAACCTTGCGTGCCGGCGTCTCGGGAAAAACGATTACCGTGCCGCAAAGTTTCGCCGCGCACACTGCCTTGCTGGCCAAATTGCTGAAAATAAACGAGCTGATCGGCGATTATTATGGGCTCAGCCTCGATCCCGACAAGGATTCCTACCAGTTAATCCAGGCCATGTACTACCAGCTTCCCTATTTGACGGAAGAGCTCGGCCAACTGCGTGCCAAGGGCGCTGGCTTGCTCGGCAAGAAGGAAGCCAGCCAGGAAGAGCGGCAGATCATTTCATCGATGATCGGCCGCATCAACGACCGCGTGCTGCAAACCACGAACGCTTTCGGCAAGGCGGCGGCATACAACACCGAGATCGGCAAGAGCTTGTCCACCCTGATGAATGAAGCGGTGTCGATGTCGGCCGCGATCACCGAACTGGCCACCGCCCAGATCCTCAAGCCGGAGACGCTCAGCTACAGCGCAAGCGAGTACGTGGCCGCCGCCACCCGCGCGATCGACGCCCAGTTCACACTCAACAGCGCCGCCAAGGCCGATCTGGACGCCATGTTCATCGCCAAGATTGGCGATTTTTATACGGAGCGCTGGACCATGCTCGTGGCCATGCTGGGCCTGCTGGCGGTCTCCGGCTACTTTACCGTGCTGGTGACCCATGCCGTCACGGTGCCGCTCAATAATGCCGTGGCGGTGGCGCAAAGCGTCGCCAGCGGTAACCTCGTCAATGAGTTCGATGTCGGCGCCGACAATGAAGTGGGTAAAATGCTGCGCGCGCTGAAAGAAATGAACGATAGCCTGCGCGGCATCGTCGGCGATGTGCGGGTCAGCATCGACAACATCAGCGCAGCCACGCGCGACATCGCCTCCGGCAACAACGATGTCTCGGCCCGCCTCGAATCGCAGGCGTCCAACCTCGAAGAAACGGCGTCGTCCATGGAAGAACTGACCTCCACGGTCAAGCAGAACGCCGACAACGCCCATCAGGCCAACGAACTCGTGCTTGGCGCCTCGCAAGCCGCCACCAAGGGTGCCTCGGTCGTCTCCCAGGTGGTGCACACCATGGGCGAGATTAACGATGGCTCGCGCAAGATTGTCGACATCATCTCCGTGATCGATGGCATTGCATTCCAGACCAATATCCTGGCGTTGAATGCGGCCGTGGAAGCGGCGCGGGCGGGCGAGCAAGGCCGCGGCTTTGCCGTGGTGGCCAGCGAGGTGCGCAACCTGGCGCAGCGCTCCGCCTCGGCGGCCAAGGAAATCAAGGTCTTGATCAGCCACAGCGTGGACCGGGTCGAGGCGGGCAACCTGCTGGCCAACGAGGCAGGCACGGCGATGGGTGAGATCCTGAGCAGCGTCACCCGCATCACCAGCATCATGGCGGAGATCGCGGTGGCCTCGGCCGAGCAAGGCGCCGGCATCGAACAGATCAATGATGCGGTCACCCAGATGGATGACATGACCCAGCAAAACGCGGCCCTGGTCGAACAGACGGCGGCGGCGTCGAGCAGCCTGCAGGAACAGGCGGCCACGCTGGTGCAAGCGATGAGTATCTTTACACTTGGAAATGAGGCAGTCCAGGCCGAGGGACGGCAGGCCGCGCCTGCGCGTCCCCCAGCGTCGGCCGCATCGCGCCGGGCCGCCGGCGCCAAGCCACGGGCTTTGAAACACGCCTGA
- a CDS encoding methyltransferase domain-containing protein, with product MLNEREIESCYLGQFIPVHYHHNMLMDQNRMHGFKSAIHYAVFPGAKVLELGGGTGVLSWFAAAKAEKVYCVEFNPDMVKEARKMMSMNPNGHKVEVVHADAFEYLPPEPVDIVICEMIHVGMLREKQVEVIESFKRRYLARFGGPLPRFLPEAVIMAVQPLQQEYDFEGFYAPIVQFQETTVIHPGTVELAPPSVYSILDFSQPLDTRIAWEGKFLVEKNGVVNAMRFITKNVLAVVSEENATIDWLNHYMTLPLQQGVQCKAGDVLQVSFHYRAGGSIPSLEAAIRVDVLHAAVPDAVERVKVYA from the coding sequence ATGCTGAACGAACGCGAAATCGAAAGCTGCTATCTGGGGCAATTCATTCCTGTCCATTATCACCACAATATGTTGATGGACCAAAACCGGATGCACGGTTTCAAGTCAGCAATCCATTATGCGGTGTTCCCTGGCGCCAAGGTGCTGGAACTCGGGGGCGGCACCGGCGTGCTGTCGTGGTTCGCGGCCGCCAAGGCGGAAAAAGTCTACTGCGTCGAATTCAATCCCGACATGGTCAAGGAAGCGCGCAAGATGATGTCCATGAATCCCAACGGCCACAAGGTCGAGGTGGTGCATGCCGACGCCTTCGAATACCTGCCGCCGGAACCGGTCGATATCGTGATTTGCGAAATGATTCACGTCGGCATGCTGCGCGAAAAACAGGTGGAAGTGATCGAATCGTTCAAGCGGCGCTATCTGGCGCGCTTCGGCGGCCCGCTGCCGCGCTTTTTGCCGGAAGCGGTGATCATGGCGGTGCAGCCCTTGCAGCAGGAATACGATTTCGAAGGTTTTTACGCGCCCATCGTGCAGTTCCAGGAAACTACGGTGATCCATCCCGGCACGGTGGAACTGGCCCCGCCCTCGGTCTACAGCATCCTCGACTTCAGCCAGCCGCTCGATACCCGTATCGCTTGGGAAGGCAAGTTTTTGGTGGAGAAAAACGGGGTCGTCAACGCGATGCGTTTCATCACCAAGAATGTGCTGGCGGTCGTGAGTGAAGAAAACGCCACCATCGACTGGCTGAACCACTACATGACCTTGCCGCTGCAACAGGGCGTGCAATGCAAGGCCGGGGACGTGCTGCAAGTGAGTTTTCATTACCGCGCGGGCGGTTCGATTCCCTCGCTCGAAGCGGCAATCCGGGTTGACGTGCTGCACGCGGCGGTGCCGGACGCGGTCGAACGGGTCAAGGTCTACGCCTGA
- a CDS encoding ankyrin repeat domain-containing protein, with translation MFNLIIRLLLAASLAILGENAAADPVRDFVLAAQMDNPSMVKKLLKNGVSPNTVDPLTGETVLLLALREGANDVANLLIGQPGIDLEQAAPNGNRALMMAAFKHNKPAVLALLAKGAIVTYPGWTALHYAAASGDDDIVRILLDHYAYIDAETPSKLTPLMIAAREGHESAARLLMQEGADATLKNNESLTAAQIAERADKPRIADAINAHLSLTRKGL, from the coding sequence ATGTTCAATCTGATCATCCGTTTGCTGCTTGCCGCCTCGCTTGCCATCCTTGGTGAGAACGCGGCAGCCGATCCGGTGCGCGACTTCGTGCTGGCCGCGCAGATGGACAACCCGTCCATGGTGAAGAAACTGCTGAAGAACGGCGTCAGTCCCAACACGGTCGACCCGCTCACGGGCGAAACCGTGCTGCTCCTCGCGCTGCGCGAGGGCGCCAACGATGTCGCCAACTTGCTGATCGGCCAGCCCGGCATCGACCTGGAACAGGCGGCACCGAACGGCAACCGCGCCCTGATGATGGCGGCATTCAAGCACAACAAGCCGGCGGTGCTGGCCTTGCTGGCCAAGGGCGCGATCGTCACCTATCCCGGCTGGACGGCGCTGCACTACGCGGCCGCCAGCGGCGACGACGACATCGTTCGCATCCTGCTCGACCATTACGCCTATATCGACGCCGAAACACCAAGCAAGCTGACCCCGCTGATGATCGCCGCGCGCGAAGGCCATGAATCGGCCGCCCGGCTGCTGATGCAGGAGGGCGCCGACGCCACCCTGAAGAATAACGAAAGCCTCACCGCCGCCCAGATCGCCGAGCGGGCCGACAAGCCGCGCATCGCCGACGCCATCAACGCCCATCTTTCCCTGACCCGGAAGGGCTTGTAG
- a CDS encoding TatD family hydrolase, giving the protein MYIDSHCHINFPELAVRMPEILSKMAENKVTHALCVSVDLPDFPQVLALAEEYPHIYASVGVHPDYEDTPEPSVDQLVELSAHPKIVAIGETGLDYFRLQGDLEWQRERFRVHIRASRITRKPLIIHTRAASEDTIRIMQEEGAGTDKGGVAGVMHCFTESLEVAEAAIAMGFYISFSGIVTFKSAKQLQAVARAVPLDRILIETDSPYLAPVPHRGKMNEPGFVCHVAEYLAVLKDVPLATVAQQTTDNFFNLFKVVRS; this is encoded by the coding sequence ATGTATATCGACTCCCACTGCCATATCAATTTTCCCGAGCTTGCCGTGCGCATGCCCGAGATTCTCTCCAAAATGGCCGAAAACAAGGTCACCCACGCCCTGTGCGTCTCGGTCGACTTGCCGGACTTTCCCCAGGTGCTGGCCCTGGCCGAGGAATATCCCCACATCTATGCCTCGGTCGGCGTCCACCCCGATTATGAAGATACGCCGGAACCTTCGGTCGACCAGCTGGTCGAACTGTCAGCGCATCCGAAAATCGTCGCCATCGGCGAAACCGGTCTCGACTATTTCCGGCTCCAGGGTGACCTGGAATGGCAGCGCGAGCGTTTTCGCGTGCACATCCGCGCTTCAAGAATCACGCGCAAACCCTTGATTATTCACACGCGCGCCGCCAGCGAGGACACCATCCGCATCATGCAGGAAGAGGGCGCGGGGACCGACAAGGGCGGCGTGGCGGGTGTCATGCATTGCTTTACGGAGTCACTGGAGGTAGCCGAGGCCGCCATTGCGATGGGGTTTTATATTTCGTTTTCGGGCATCGTCACGTTCAAGAGCGCCAAGCAATTGCAAGCCGTGGCGCGCGCCGTGCCGCTCGACCGCATCCTGATCGAGACCGATTCGCCTTACCTGGCGCCGGTACCGCACCGGGGCAAGATGAACGAACCGGGCTTTGTCTGCCATGTGGCGGAATACCTGGCGGTGCTCAAGGACGTACCGCTGGCAACGGTGGCGCAGCAGACGACGGATAATTTCTTCAATCTTTTCAAGGTAGTACGCAGCTAA
- a CDS encoding GNAT family N-acetyltransferase, producing the protein MPSFVHRLARPDDLPVIVDIYNSTVASREVTADTEPVSVVSRQQWFDDHDPERRPLWVLHAADDALASPAVIGWMSYSNFYGRPAYAGTAELSIYIAESWRGKGIGRYCLEQAIAYAPNIAVHTLLGFIFGHNVPSLALFKKFGFETWANLPRVAELDGIERDLIILGKRIA; encoded by the coding sequence ATGCCGTCTTTCGTCCACCGTCTTGCCCGTCCCGACGACTTGCCTGTCATCGTCGACATTTACAATTCGACCGTCGCCTCGCGCGAAGTGACCGCCGATACCGAGCCGGTGTCCGTTGTGTCGCGCCAGCAATGGTTCGATGACCACGACCCGGAGCGCCGTCCGCTGTGGGTACTGCACGCGGCCGACGATGCGCTCGCCAGCCCGGCCGTGATTGGCTGGATGTCGTATTCCAATTTTTACGGCCGTCCAGCTTATGCGGGCACCGCCGAACTGTCGATTTACATCGCCGAAAGCTGGCGCGGCAAGGGCATCGGCCGTTATTGCCTGGAACAAGCCATCGCCTACGCGCCGAATATTGCCGTGCATACCTTGCTCGGTTTCATTTTCGGCCACAACGTCCCGAGCCTGGCGCTATTCAAGAAATTTGGCTTCGAGACCTGGGCCAATCTGCCCCGGGTGGCCGAGCTGGACGGCATCGAGCGCGACCTGATCATTCTGGGCAAGCGTATCGCCTAA
- a CDS encoding PilZ domain-containing protein yields the protein MSGNPTDPSAPQITRPSVLSLAIKEKAALYAAYMPFLRNGGMFVPTVKPYKIGDEIYLILALMDDTNKYPIAGKVAWITPAGANNNKAQGIGVHFPDDETGQRAKLRIEEILGAALRSSRATHTL from the coding sequence ATGTCTGGCAACCCAACTGACCCGAGCGCTCCGCAAATCACGCGTCCTTCGGTCCTGTCGCTTGCCATCAAGGAAAAGGCGGCGCTGTATGCCGCGTATATGCCTTTCCTGCGCAACGGCGGCATGTTCGTGCCCACCGTAAAGCCGTACAAGATCGGCGACGAGATCTACCTGATTCTGGCGTTGATGGACGACACCAACAAGTATCCGATCGCAGGCAAGGTTGCCTGGATCACGCCTGCGGGCGCCAACAATAACAAGGCGCAGGGCATCGGCGTGCATTTCCCCGATGATGAAACCGGCCAGCGCGCCAAGTTGCGCATCGAAGAGATCCTGGGCGCCGCCCTGCGCTCGTCGCGCGCCACGCACACCTTGTAG
- a CDS encoding DNA polymerase III subunit delta', with translation MSNTIYPWQASAWQQLQLMRARLPHAILFHGAAGTGKAGFIEAFAQSLLCEDVRADGHACGRCASCGWFSQQNHPDYRRVRPEALEDEPPAEGEEGAESDGGKKTKSAKAPSKEIKIEQIRALADFMNISTHRQGLRVVVVYPAEALNMPASNALLKTLEEPPPGTVFLLSSNSLDRLLPTILSRCRKFALPMPDEAAALAWLKEQGLADADSWLREQGGAPLAALAQSETGNREDLEALLHCLAHPSVDGALRTAEKLSKAPLATLVSWTQRWLYDLFSYKLAGSIRYYPRYQKEIAVLAGKVHTANLLRAMKNANDRRAIADHPLSPKLFVEDLLLDYTSCCT, from the coding sequence ATGAGCAATACAATTTATCCCTGGCAGGCGAGCGCGTGGCAGCAGTTGCAGCTGATGCGCGCGCGGCTGCCGCACGCGATCCTGTTCCACGGCGCCGCCGGCACCGGCAAGGCCGGTTTTATCGAAGCCTTTGCCCAGTCCTTGCTGTGCGAAGACGTGCGTGCGGACGGCCACGCCTGCGGTAGGTGCGCTTCCTGCGGCTGGTTTTCGCAGCAAAACCATCCCGACTACCGGCGCGTGCGTCCCGAAGCGCTGGAAGACGAGCCGCCGGCCGAGGGCGAGGAGGGGGCCGAGTCCGACGGCGGCAAGAAAACCAAGTCGGCCAAGGCGCCGTCGAAAGAGATCAAGATCGAGCAGATCCGCGCGCTGGCCGATTTCATGAACATCTCGACCCATCGCCAGGGGCTGCGGGTGGTGGTCGTGTATCCGGCCGAAGCGCTGAACATGCCGGCCTCGAACGCCTTGCTCAAGACCCTGGAAGAGCCGCCGCCGGGCACCGTGTTCCTGCTCTCGTCGAACAGCCTGGACCGGCTGCTGCCGACGATCCTGTCGCGCTGCCGCAAGTTCGCCCTGCCCATGCCCGACGAGGCTGCGGCGCTGGCCTGGCTCAAGGAGCAGGGACTGGCCGACGCCGACAGCTGGCTGCGCGAGCAGGGCGGCGCGCCGCTGGCCGCGCTGGCGCAATCGGAAACGGGCAACCGCGAGGATCTGGAAGCATTATTGCACTGCCTGGCGCATCCCAGCGTCGATGGCGCGCTGCGGACTGCCGAGAAATTGAGCAAAGCGCCACTGGCGACGTTGGTTTCTTGGACGCAGCGCTGGCTTTACGATCTGTTTTCCTACAAACTAGCGGGTAGTATCCGGTATTATCCACGTTACCAGAAGGAAATCGCCGTGCTCGCTGGCAAAGTGCACACCGCGAACCTGCTGCGCGCGATGAAGAATGCAAACGACCGGCGCGCGATCGCGGACCATCCGCTGTCGCCGAAATTGTTTGTCGAAGACCTGTTGCTTGATTACACTTCATGCTGTACCTGA
- the tmk gene encoding dTMP kinase produces MTDSTASRGKFISFEGIDGAGKSTHIAFVGATLAAKGKRVVSSREPGGTAVGEKLRDMLLHDKMHLETEALLMFASRREHIAQVIAPALERGDWVISDRFTDASFAYQGGGRGLDRAKMEALEQWVHPHLQPDLTLLFDVPLDVARARLDATRTLDKFEQEKADFFAACRTEYLRRAAQFPDRIVVIDSTQSIADIQAMLSGIFEKLL; encoded by the coding sequence ATGACCGACAGTACCGCCTCAAGAGGCAAGTTCATCAGCTTTGAAGGCATCGACGGCGCCGGCAAGTCCACCCATATCGCCTTCGTCGGCGCGACCCTGGCAGCGAAGGGCAAGCGGGTCGTGTCGTCGCGCGAGCCGGGCGGCACCGCGGTCGGCGAAAAGCTGCGCGACATGCTGCTGCACGACAAAATGCACCTGGAAACCGAGGCGCTGCTGATGTTCGCCAGCCGCCGCGAGCACATCGCCCAGGTCATCGCACCGGCGCTGGAACGGGGCGACTGGGTCATTTCGGACCGCTTTACCGATGCCAGCTTCGCCTACCAGGGCGGTGGGCGCGGCCTGGACCGCGCCAAGATGGAGGCGCTGGAGCAATGGGTGCATCCGCATCTGCAGCCCGACCTGACCCTGCTGTTCGACGTGCCGCTCGATGTGGCCCGGGCGCGCCTGGACGCCACCCGCACACTGGACAAATTCGAGCAGGAAAAGGCGGATTTTTTTGCTGCATGCCGGACTGAATATCTGCGCCGCGCCGCTCAGTTTCCCGATCGAATTGTTGTCATCGATTCCACGCAATCGATCGCGGACATCCAGGCCATGCTCAGCGGCATCTTCGAAAAACTGCTGTAA
- the mltG gene encoding endolytic transglycosylase MltG, which translates to MFKKLLILALLLCTAAMTYFFNWAKEPITTSGDPIAFTVEPGSSVGAAAQQIAEAGAPVNPFLLSMLARATQTASKIKAGTYELKPGTSPRRLLDQLVRGEFAQESLTIIEGWTFKQMRQAVAANKGLKHDTADLSDTELLARITTAYKAPEGLFFPDTYLFAKGSSDLHIYKQAHALLMSRLGAAWEKRDPSLPYENPYQALVMASIVEKETGQKSERAMIAGVFVNRLRLGMMLQTDPTVIYGMGDKYTGNIRKRDLETDTPYNTYTRTGLPPTPIALPGVQSLAAALGPAKTDALYFVARKDGSSQFSSNLSDHNRAVNQYQR; encoded by the coding sequence TTGTTCAAAAAATTACTCATATTGGCGCTCCTGCTGTGCACCGCAGCGATGACGTACTTCTTCAATTGGGCCAAGGAGCCGATCACCACGTCCGGCGATCCGATTGCGTTTACGGTCGAGCCCGGTAGCAGCGTCGGTGCCGCGGCCCAGCAGATCGCCGAGGCCGGCGCCCCCGTCAATCCCTTCCTGTTGTCGATGCTGGCGCGCGCCACCCAGACCGCCTCGAAGATCAAGGCCGGTACCTACGAGCTCAAACCGGGCACCTCGCCGCGCCGCCTGCTCGACCAGCTGGTGCGCGGCGAATTCGCCCAGGAATCGCTGACCATCATCGAAGGCTGGACCTTCAAGCAGATGCGCCAGGCGGTGGCGGCCAACAAGGGCCTCAAGCACGATACGGCGGACTTGTCCGACACCGAGCTGCTGGCCAGGATCACCACCGCCTACAAGGCGCCGGAAGGCTTGTTCTTCCCTGATACGTATCTGTTCGCCAAGGGATCGAGCGACTTGCACATCTACAAGCAGGCGCATGCCTTACTGATGAGCCGCCTGGGTGCCGCGTGGGAAAAGCGCGATCCGAGCTTGCCGTACGAAAATCCCTACCAGGCGCTGGTGATGGCCTCGATTGTCGAAAAAGAAACCGGCCAGAAGTCGGAGCGCGCCATGATCGCCGGCGTCTTCGTCAACCGCTTGCGGCTCGGCATGATGCTGCAGACCGATCCGACCGTGATCTACGGGATGGGCGACAAATACACGGGCAATATCCGCAAGCGCGACCTCGAGACCGACACCCCTTACAATACCTATACCCGCACCGGCTTGCCGCCGACCCCGATCGCCCTGCCTGGCGTGCAATCCCTGGCGGCGGCGCTGGGGCCGGCCAAGACCGACGCCCTGTACTTTGTGGCGCGCAAGGACGGCAGCAGCCAGTTTTCCAGCAATTTGTCCGACCATAACCGGGCAGTGAATCAATACCAACGATAG
- the ygfZ gene encoding CAF17-like 4Fe-4S cluster assembly/insertion protein YgfZ, translating into MNNWNEYLSAQGARLAQDGSANLSDFGHSLGVAELAPGFVAPITDQGLIAVTGDDAASFLHNQLTNDVEHLGLAEARLAGYCSPKGRLQATFLMWRTSESVFLQLARDIQPALQKRLSMFVLRAKAKLSDAGAGQVLLGIGGAAAQAALAPLFGALPPTPYSRIDHPLGTLIRVADAFGSARYQWLATPEAAQAAWPALAAGLRAAGTDAWRLADIHAGVPQVTLKTQEQFVPQMVNFELLGGVNFKKGCYPGQEIVARSQYLGKLKRRTALAAIDAPAISGDDVFAVDDPDQPCGMIVNSAPNGSGGVDALVEMKLAAIEQGEVRLGSASGVPLRLLPMPYALDALDL; encoded by the coding sequence ATGAACAACTGGAATGAATATCTCTCGGCGCAGGGCGCCCGCCTCGCGCAAGACGGCAGCGCAAACCTGTCCGACTTCGGCCATTCGCTGGGCGTGGCCGAGCTCGCGCCGGGCTTCGTGGCGCCCATCACCGACCAGGGCCTGATCGCGGTCACGGGCGACGACGCCGCCAGCTTCCTGCACAACCAGCTGACCAACGACGTCGAACACCTCGGCCTGGCCGAAGCGCGCCTGGCGGGCTACTGCTCGCCCAAAGGCCGCTTGCAGGCGACGTTCCTGATGTGGCGCACCAGCGAGTCGGTCTTTCTGCAGCTCGCGCGCGACATCCAGCCGGCGCTGCAAAAGCGCCTGTCCATGTTCGTTTTGCGCGCCAAAGCCAAACTGAGCGACGCCGGCGCCGGACAGGTACTGCTCGGCATCGGCGGCGCGGCGGCCCAGGCGGCGCTGGCGCCCCTGTTCGGCGCGCTGCCGCCAACGCCCTATTCCCGCATCGATCACCCGCTCGGCACATTGATCCGCGTGGCCGACGCCTTCGGCAGCGCCCGCTACCAATGGCTGGCGACACCAGAGGCGGCCCAGGCGGCATGGCCGGCCTTGGCTGCCGGATTGCGTGCCGCCGGCACCGATGCCTGGCGCCTGGCCGACATCCACGCCGGCGTGCCGCAGGTCACGCTCAAGACGCAGGAGCAATTTGTTCCGCAAATGGTCAATTTTGAGCTGCTGGGCGGCGTCAATTTCAAGAAAGGCTGCTACCCGGGCCAGGAAATCGTTGCGCGCAGCCAGTATTTGGGCAAACTCAAGCGCCGTACGGCGCTGGCCGCCATCGACGCACCGGCCATCAGCGGCGATGACGTCTTTGCCGTTGACGACCCCGACCAGCCCTGCGGCATGATCGTCAACAGCGCACCGAACGGCTCCGGCGGTGTCGATGCGCTGGTGGAAATGAAACTGGCGGCCATCGAGCAAGGCGAGGTACGCCTCGGCTCGGCCAGCGGCGTGCCCTTGCGCCTGCTACCCATGCCCTACGCGCTCGACGCCCTCGACCTGTAA
- a CDS encoding DUF4936 family protein yields MVDLYIYYKVRDEHTQQLGPRVRAMQGALAAQCGVTGTLKRRPGAQDGRQTWMEIYLATPDGFDDALAAALQHAGLDEFTDGPRHTEVFTDISTCA; encoded by the coding sequence ATGGTCGATCTCTATATTTACTACAAGGTGCGCGACGAGCACACGCAGCAGCTTGGCCCGCGCGTGCGCGCCATGCAGGGCGCGCTGGCCGCGCAGTGCGGCGTGACGGGCACGCTCAAGCGCCGTCCCGGTGCGCAGGATGGGCGCCAGACCTGGATGGAAATCTACCTCGCCACCCCGGACGGGTTCGACGATGCACTGGCGGCGGCGCTTCAGCACGCCGGACTAGACGAGTTCACCGACGGCCCGCGCCACACCGAAGTTTTTACGGATATAAGCACATGTGCCTGA
- a CDS encoding NRDE family protein: MCLIVFAWQVVPGVPLIAAANRDEFYDRPTAPAGVWPEHPNIYAGRDLKFGGSWMGITQDGANGPRFAALTNIRAPEERRTDAPSRGALVADYLAGTMTAADYLAQIAGGSAAYNGFNLVLGDRTGMYWFSNRGASDARNGQALEPGIYGISNSLLDAPWPKVVRTKAQFASLLCQGAPEDAYFEMLADTTRAADMRLPDTGIALDLERGLSAVCIEIPGYGTRTSTVVKLYDDAPAELHERMLA; the protein is encoded by the coding sequence ATGTGCCTGATTGTTTTTGCATGGCAGGTCGTTCCCGGCGTGCCCCTGATCGCCGCCGCCAACCGCGACGAATTCTATGACCGCCCGACGGCTCCGGCCGGGGTGTGGCCAGAGCATCCCAACATCTATGCCGGGCGCGACCTCAAATTCGGCGGCAGCTGGATGGGCATCACGCAAGATGGCGCCAACGGCCCGCGCTTCGCGGCGCTGACCAATATCCGGGCGCCGGAAGAACGCCGCACCGATGCCCCCTCGCGCGGGGCGCTGGTGGCCGATTATCTGGCGGGCACGATGACGGCCGCCGACTATCTCGCGCAGATCGCCGGCGGCAGCGCCGCATACAACGGCTTCAACCTGGTGCTGGGCGACCGTACTGGCATGTACTGGTTCTCCAATCGCGGCGCGAGCGATGCGCGCAACGGGCAGGCGCTGGAACCGGGCATTTACGGCATTTCCAACAGCTTGCTGGATGCGCCGTGGCCGAAAGTCGTGCGTACCAAGGCGCAGTTTGCCAGCCTCTTGTGCCAGGGCGCGCCGGAAGATGCGTATTTCGAGATGCTGGCCGATACCACCCGGGCGGCCGACATGCGCTTGCCCGACACCGGCATCGCGCTTGATCTGGAACGGGGCCTGTCGGCGGTGTGCATCGAAATTCCGGGCTACGGCACGCGCACCTCGACCGTGGTCAAATTGTATGACGACGCCCCTGCGGAATTGCATGAGCGCATGCTGGCTTGA